One stretch of Eupeodes corollae chromosome 2, idEupCoro1.1, whole genome shotgun sequence DNA includes these proteins:
- the LOC129944355 gene encoding BLOC-1-related complex subunit 8 homolog, translating into MMNKDVELTHKLRKTSEKISENIHIVANDPSLAFFRIQEHVRKVLPPIIEKRAEVIQLQNDLQGHCYDMEYAVSAVEGIDKSDAIFKNIQDMLKTSIFLKQQLKYEETKSRTKRESSQNSVYKRFSAHLTLDLNDLPDFSGVMRETTNRVENMMSNRSSAPVDTNPMELQRSHTTLH; encoded by the exons atgaTGAACAAAGACGTTGAACTTACCCACAAACTAAGAAAAA CTTCTGAAAAAATATCTGAAAACATTCATATCGTCGCCAATGATCCTTCATTGGCATTCTTTCGGATTCAAGAACATGTCCGTAAAGTTCTTCCACCCATCATCGAGAAAAGAGCAGAAGTTATTCAATTGCAAAACGATTTACAAGGTCATTGCTATGACATGGAATATGCAGTGAG TGCTGTTGAAGGAATCGATAAGTCCGATGCAATATTCAAGAATATCCAAGATATGCTGAAAACATCGATATTCCTCAAACAACAACTCAAATACGAGGAGACTAAAAGTCGAACCAAACGAGAATCAAGTCAAAATTCGGTTTACAAACGATTTTCGGCTCACTTGACCTTAGATCTGAACGATTTGCCTGATTTCTCGGGAGTCATGAGAGAAACTACAAATAGAGTTGAGAATATGATGTCGAATAGATCGAGTGCTCCGGTGGACACTAATCCCATGGAACTACAAAGATCTCACACCACGCTTCATTGA